Proteins co-encoded in one Pieris napi chromosome 10, ilPieNapi1.2, whole genome shotgun sequence genomic window:
- the LOC125052937 gene encoding phosphatidylinositol N-acetylglucosaminyltransferase subunit P: MPEHTPAPSPARSVYGFSMYLFSKTVLSVYLIWAIVPNEYFHYMYIYYIPQKFWSTAVPIQCLVALTLFAFLIYPSSNLMLALTCDSINSIWDKFSCKSNKINKYQSSIRPVCICKTNEKCRKNFFSTTPKDLDENTVPQLYDLDIRYVCKKLYLNRNKNI; encoded by the coding sequence ATGCCAGAACATACACCAGCTCCCAGTCCAGCGCGATCAGTTTATGGCTTTTCAATGTATTTGTTTAGTAAAACAGTGCTTTCAGTGTATTTGATATGGGCCATAGTTCCTAATGAGTATTTTCATtacatgtatatttattatataccacAAAAATTTTGGTCAACAGCTGTACCCATACAATGTTTAGTTGCATTGACATTATTTGCTTTTCTGATCTATCCCAGTTCTAATCTTATGTTAGCATTAACATGTGATAGTATAAACTCTATTTGGGATAAGTTTAgttgtaaaagtaataaaattaacaaatatcaGAGTTCTATTCGGCCTGTTTGTATTTGTAAGACAAATGAAAAAtgtagaaaaaattttttttctacaacACCTAAAGATTTAGATGAAAATACTGTACCACAATTGTACGATTTAGATATACGTTATGTTTGTAAGAAGTTGTATttgaatagaaataaaaatatttaa
- the LOC125052862 gene encoding vigilin codes for MMHQQSMMVGDMIPVHSELPGHNNENMNNVAYENSGSPAYDDLFPALPHSQPPVQRSIQQVTNKLRVGSTLHTQVFHVPYEERKLDNANTFGEGESLRTCQSITKDTGAHIEISTSKDGSLTFLITGKHSAVLDARRLILTHFQQQASKQINIPKEHYRWILGKQGQKLKELEKLTATKINVPSIADNSEIITITGTKEGIEKAEHEIRVCSEEQSRKALERITVPKIYHPFIQGPFGERSAALTAETGARIHIPPASTQSDEIVVAGEKTGVLAAKAQIEQIYEEVKKNCSTVRVEVPKSQHKYVIGARGTTIQEILKETGVSVEMPPPDSPTGTITLHGPHNKIGLALSKVCEKANSVKTATVDAPTWIHKYIIGKNGSNIKKITQDFSKVHVDITHSEDKVKIDGPPEEVERAQVELDAFVKNLLATLTYVELTVDPKFFKHIIGKSGANINRLKDETGVVINIIENEGTNVIRIEGSHHGVAEAERELREMVNKLENERTKEVYVDHRYIKSLIGVRGDKIKEIREKFERVLITLPDQGQKRSPIKLRGPQEDIEKCEKYLHKLMKEIAESSYVQEVPIFKQFHKFIIGKGGANLRKIRDETQTAIDLPAEGDDSDVITVRGKRENVEEAVKKIQQIHNEKANIVTEEVTIPPKYYNSLIGAGGKLIHSIMEECGGVLIKFPPTESDSDKVIIKGPVEDVEKAKQQLLAHASERELTSHTATVRAKSEHHKFLIGKSGANIKKIRELTGARIIFPTEKDEDKEAIFIIGREDQVEAARKQLETAVAEISNVSEGEMSVDPRHHRHFVARRGEVLRRIADECGGVQISFPRQGVASDRVVLKGPKECIEAAKIRINDIIEDLEAKITIECVIPQKHHRTVMGARGAKVKDITAEFDVQIKFPERDTTEGADIPVRGEEGSEPGPNDTIRITGRPKNCEDAKKALLDQVPITIDVEVPNDLHRLLAGQKRRDLMQTYDVHILMPPNDEITDIVKVTGTPTNVEKAKQALTEKITDMEKEKEDRLLRSFELKFQVDPEYHPLVIGKGGSVITKIRTDYGVQINLPKRGEPDDNIITIQGYEDKAHQAKEAIMAIVHQLDNQYREEVDIDPRVHRRLIGLRGKNIRRIMDDFKVDIRFPKQGDDNVVVITGDEDNVLDAKDHLLNLAEEYLQDVTDRYQRPAAPSLADFGEVLENATSANANANNPPSTGFVVKGGPWEQRAPDTASTHEFPTMPGGPKPTASPSSAPPAWGPRR; via the exons ATGATGCATCAGCAATCCATGATGGTTGGAGATATGATTCCCGTACACTCTGAACTACCCGGGCATAACAATGAAAACATGAACAATGTGGCTTACGAGAACAGCGGTTCTCCAGCGTATGACGACCTTTTTCCGGCTTTGCCTCACTCACAACCCCCGGTCCAACGTAGTATTCAGCAGGTTACTAACAAACTTCGTGTTGGATCTACCCTCCATACCCAg gtatTCCATGTACCCTATGAAGAGAGGAAACTGGATAATGCCAATACTTTTGGTGAAGGCGAGTCATTGAGGACATGCCAGTCTATCACCAAAGATACTGGTGCTCACATTGAGATATCTACCAGCAAGGATGGAAGTCTTACTTTTCTCATCACGGGAAAACATAGTGCTGTGCTTGATGCTAGGCGTCTCATTTTGACGCACTTTCAACAACAg GCAAGCAAGCAAATTAACATTCCTAAAGAACATTACCGCTGGATTTTGGGCAAGCAAGGACAAAAGCTGAAGGAGTTAGAGAAATTGACAGCAACCAAGATTAATGTACCGAGTATTGCAGACAACAGTGAAATCATTACTATTACTGGTACTAAGGAGGGTATTGAGAAGGCAGAACATGAGATTCGAGTGTGCTCTGAGGAACag TCACGTAAAGCATTGGAACGCATCACCGTGCCCAAGATCTACCATCCCTTCATCCAAGGGCCATTTGGTGAGCGGTCAGCGGCACTCACTGCCGAGACCGGCGCTCGCATTCACATTCCGCCAGCCTCTACTCAAAGTGATGAGATTGTTGTAGCTGGAGAGAAGACTGGTGTACTCGCTGCTAAAGCTCAGATTGAACAGATTTATGAGGAAGTg aagaaGAATTGTTCGACTGTTCGCGTAGAAGTGCCAAAATCCCAGCATAAATATGTCATTGGTGCTCGTGGAACGACGATTCAAGAAATCTTGAAGGAGACTGGTGTGTCCGTTGAAATGCCACCTCCAGATTCTCCCACGGGAACAATTACACTTCACGGCCCTCACAATAAGATTGGATTGG CTCTATCGAAAGTATGCGAAAAGGCGAATTCCGTTAAAACAGCAACAGTTGATGCACCAACATGGATACATAAGTACATTATTGGTAAAAATGGATCGAACATTAAGAAAATCACTCAGGACTTCTCTAAG GTACATGTTGACATCACTCACTCGGAAGACAAAGTAAAAATTGATGGTCCCCCGGAAGAAGTTGAACGAGCTCAAGTGGAATTAGATGCGTTTGTCAAGAATTTACTAGCGACACTTACTTATGTTGAACTCACTGTTGACCCTAAGTTCTTCAAACACATCATCGGAAAAAGCGGAGCGAACA TTAACAGACTGAAAGATGAGACTGGtgtagttattaatattattgaaaacgAAGGTACCAATGTGATTCGCATTGAAGGCAGTCACCACGGCGTAGCCGAAGCCGAGAGGGAGTTAAGAGAGATGGTTAATAAGCTAGAAAACGAAAGGACCAAGGAAGTTTACGTCGACCATAGGTATATCAAATCACTGATTGGCGTAAGGGGCGATAAGATTAAGGAAATTCGTGAAAAATTTGAACGCGTCCTAATAACTCTGCCAGACCAGGGACAAAAGAGGAGTCCGATCAAACTTAGAGGACCTCAGGAAGACATCGAAAAGTGTGAGAAATACTTGCATAAGCTCATGAAAGAGATTGCCGAATCGTCTTACGTACAAGAAGTGCCTATATTCAAACAGTTCCACAAATTTATTATCGGAAAGGGTGGGGCTAATCTTAGAAAAATCCGGGATGAAACTCAAACCGCTATCGACTTGCCGGCGGAAGGTGATGACAGCGATGTGATAACGGTGCGAGGAAAAAGGGAAAATGTCGAGGAAGCCGTAAAAAAGATTCAGCAGATACATAATGAGAAAGCAAATATTGTGACAGAAGAAGTGACCATTCCACCCAAGTACTATAACTCGCTTATCGGCGCGGGAGGAAAACTAATTCATTCAATTATGGAAGAATGTGGCGGTGTTCTCATCAAGTTCCCACCAACTGAGAGTGATAGTGACAAg gtTATAATCAAAGGCCCAGTCGAAGACGTGGAGAAAGCGAAGCAACAATTACTTGCGCACGCGTCGGAACGCGAGCTGACGTCACACACGGCCACCGTACGGGCTAAGTCCGAGCATCACAAGTTCCTAATTGGCAAGAGCGGGgctaatattaagaaaatccGCGAACTTACCGGCGCTCGCATCATTTTCCCCACTGAAAAGGATGAGGATAAGGAGGCCATTTTCATTATTG GTCGCGAAGATCAAGTGGAGGCTGCCCGAAAACAGCTAGAAACCGCAGTAGCGGAGATCAGCAATGTGTCAGAGGGAGAAATGTCAGTGGACCCTCGTCATCACAGGCACTTTGTGGCAAGGCGTGGTGAAGTCCTCAGGCGTATTGCCGATGAGTGCGGTGGCGTACAAATTTCATTCCCGCGACAGGGCGTGGCAAGTGACCGCGTAGTTCTTAAGGGCCCTAAGGAATGCATCGAAGCTGCTAAAATACGGATCAACGATATCATCGAAGATTTAGAAGCTAAG ATAACAATCGAGTGCGTCATTCCACAAAAGCATCACAGAACAGTGATGGGTGCTCGCGGTGCTAAAGTCAAAGACATCACTGCGGAGTTCGATGTTCAGATAAAGTTCCCTGAGAGAGATACGACAGAGGGAGCAGACATTCCAGTGAGAGGTGAAGAGGGATCGGAACCGGGACCAAATGATACTATCAGGATAACCGGAAGACCCAAGAATTGTGAGGATGCTAAGAAAGCTCTTCTCGACCAG GTTCCTATAACTATTGACGTCGAAGTGCCAAATGACCTGCATAGACTACTTGCCGGTCAAAAACGAAGAGACTTGATGCAGACATATGATGTCCACATCCTCATGCCGCCTAATGATGAGATCACCGATATCGTTaag GTGACTGGAACACCAACTAATGTTGAAAAAGCCAAACAAGCTCTCACGGAGAAGATAACTGATATGGAGAAAGAAAAGGAAGATAGACTGCTCAG atcatTTGAGTTGAAGTTCCAAGTAGACCCCGAATACCATCCCCTAGTGATAGGAAAGGGTGGTTCAGTGATAACGAAGATTCGCACTGACTATGGAGTACAAATTAACTTACCCAAGCGTGGAGAACCAGATGACAACATTATTACCATTCAAGGGTATGAAGATAAGGCACACCAAGCCAAGGAAGCCATCATGGCTATTGTTCATCAACTT GATAACCAATACAGGGAGGAAGTTGACATCGATCCACGAGTCCACAGACGCCTTATAGGTCTTCGAGGCAAGAACATTCGTCGCATCATGGATGACTTCAAGGTTGACATCCGCTTCCCGAAGCAAGGCGATGACAACGTCGTCGTCATAACCGGAGATGAAGACAATGTCCTTGATGCTAAGGATCATCTCCTCAACCTTGCAGAGGAATAT CTGCAAGACGTCACAGACCGATACCAGAGACCAGCCGCTCCGTCTTTAGCCGACTTCGGTGAAGTGCTCGAGAACGCAACTAGTGCAAACGCGAATGCCAACAACCCTCCCTCTACCGGTTTCGTAGTCAAGGGTGGGCCTTGGGAACAACGCGCGCCTGATACGGCCTCCACACACGAATTCCCGACAATGCCCGGCGGCCCCAAGCCCACTGCCTCGCCTTCGAGCGCCCCACCCGCCTGGGGACCACGGCGCTAA